In one window of Corynebacterium incognita DNA:
- the mgtE gene encoding magnesium transporter: MSNVTEENVGILEEMLKVEGNIDPKNAPRMQELLHDTPIQDVIALVERQNSIRGAVVLRLLKRQRSIEVFEALDAAHQADIIDELGNADVYDYFDELDPDDRVSLLDELPAEIADRLLRSLDKTERDVTGVVLGYPKGSIGRRMSPEVPEIYREMTVDEAIARLREDADRVETIYTIPVIRKDRRLVGVVGFRELFMARGNRLVEDLMSEPVFARAHDDAEETARWFLPLDLLAIPIVDESQRLVGILTWDDATDIVEEEDSEDSARAGGTEALQQPYMSTPLLKLVRSRIVWLLVLAVSALLTVQVLDAFEGTLASAVVLSLFIPLLTGTGGNTGNQAATTVTRALALGDVRKEDLAQVLWRELRVGLLLGSVLGTLGFTLASLVYGLNIGIVIGITLLLVCAMSATVGGLMPIIAKAIGADPAVFSNPFISTFCDATGLIIYFLIAKAVLGI; this comes from the coding sequence ATGAGCAATGTGACTGAAGAAAACGTGGGCATCTTGGAAGAGATGCTCAAGGTTGAGGGGAATATCGACCCGAAGAACGCGCCCCGCATGCAGGAGCTTCTCCATGACACGCCTATCCAGGACGTCATCGCGCTGGTGGAGCGCCAGAACTCCATCCGCGGCGCGGTGGTGTTGCGCCTTTTAAAACGGCAGCGCTCCATCGAGGTATTCGAGGCTCTCGACGCCGCGCATCAGGCCGATATCATCGACGAGCTCGGCAACGCGGACGTCTACGACTATTTCGACGAGCTCGACCCCGACGACCGCGTCTCCCTGCTGGATGAGCTCCCCGCCGAGATCGCCGACCGGCTCCTACGCAGCCTGGACAAAACCGAGCGCGACGTCACGGGCGTGGTGCTCGGCTACCCGAAGGGTTCCATTGGCCGCCGCATGTCGCCGGAGGTCCCCGAGATTTACCGGGAGATGACGGTGGACGAGGCCATCGCAAGGCTGCGCGAGGACGCCGATCGGGTGGAGACCATCTACACCATCCCCGTCATCCGCAAGGATCGTCGCCTCGTGGGCGTCGTGGGTTTCCGCGAGCTGTTCATGGCCCGCGGCAACCGCCTGGTCGAGGATCTGATGAGCGAGCCCGTCTTCGCCCGCGCGCACGACGACGCCGAGGAGACCGCGCGCTGGTTCTTGCCGCTGGACCTGCTGGCCATCCCGATCGTCGACGAATCGCAGCGTCTTGTGGGTATCCTCACCTGGGACGACGCCACGGACATCGTGGAGGAAGAGGATTCTGAGGACTCCGCGCGCGCCGGCGGTACGGAAGCGCTGCAACAGCCTTATATGTCCACGCCGTTGCTGAAGTTGGTGCGCTCGCGCATCGTCTGGCTGTTGGTGTTGGCGGTCTCCGCGCTGCTTACTGTCCAGGTCCTTGACGCTTTCGAAGGCACCCTGGCCTCCGCGGTGGTGCTGAGCCTGTTTATTCCGTTGCTCACGGGCACGGGCGGCAACACTGGCAATCAGGCCGCCACCACGGTCACCCGTGCGCTCGCGCTTGGCGACGTCCGCAAGGAGGACCTTGCACAAGTCCTGTGGCGTGAGCTGCGCGTGGGACTCCTCCTCGGTTCGGTGCTGGGCACCTTGGGTTTCACGCTGGCGTCACTGGTGTATGGGCTGAACATCGGCATCGTCATCGGCATCACGTTGCTGTTGGTGTGCGCGATGTCGGCGACGGTGGGTGGTCTCATGCCGATCATCGCGAAAGCCATCGGTGCGGATCCGGCCGTATTTTCTAACCCGTTCATTTCCACCTTCTGTGACGCGACGGGGCTGATCATTTACTTCCTCATCGCCAAGGCAGTATTGGGAATTTAG
- a CDS encoding SLC13 family permease, translating into MTDINTHESTAHAEGEDAAAPNVGVWKRQIIGIIGGLVLALAVYFLFPGNAADTVLNSSGAEEGAEYSNQALRVTAAITILMGAWWMTEAIPLAATALLPLVLFPLMNVAPLKEVASPYASPTIFLFMGGFLIALGLQRWNVHRRFALMVVAVVGTSPKRLILGFMIATGILSMWVSNTATAVVMLPIGMSVLKLTAETVGGMKKQKNFATALMLAIAYSASIGSLGTLIGTPPNTLLAAYMADAHGLNIGFGQWMLVGLPIAVIFTVIAWLVLINVFKPEIDHIPGGREMIRDEIRAMGKWTAPQVMVTIIFVTAAVCWVAIPLILDATGVESNYDDAIVGIAAGVLMFLLPADARTGVRLLDWKTANELPWDVLLLFGGGLSLSAMFSESGLSLWIGEMAKGLDALPLVFLIAAVAALVLVLTEFTSNTATAATFLPIMGGVAVGIGLADGGPQNVLLLTIPVALAATCAFMMPVATPPNAIAYGSGYVKINEMLRGGVWLNVISLVLITAAAYLIAVPVFGIVL; encoded by the coding sequence GTGACAGATATTAACACCCATGAGTCCACCGCCCATGCCGAGGGCGAGGATGCCGCTGCCCCCAATGTAGGTGTATGGAAACGCCAGATCATCGGCATTATCGGCGGACTGGTGCTTGCCTTGGCCGTGTACTTTCTGTTCCCGGGCAACGCCGCGGACACCGTGCTGAATTCCTCCGGCGCGGAGGAGGGGGCTGAGTATTCCAATCAGGCTCTGCGCGTCACCGCGGCGATCACGATTCTCATGGGCGCGTGGTGGATGACCGAGGCTATTCCGCTGGCCGCCACCGCACTGCTGCCCTTGGTGCTCTTCCCGCTGATGAACGTCGCGCCACTGAAGGAGGTGGCGTCACCTTATGCTTCGCCCACCATCTTCCTGTTCATGGGCGGCTTCCTCATTGCGTTGGGCCTGCAGCGGTGGAACGTGCACCGTCGCTTTGCGCTGATGGTGGTCGCGGTCGTCGGTACGAGCCCGAAGCGCCTCATTCTGGGCTTCATGATTGCCACCGGCATTTTGTCCATGTGGGTGTCCAACACCGCCACCGCGGTGGTCATGCTGCCCATCGGTATGTCGGTTCTGAAGCTGACCGCTGAGACCGTTGGTGGCATGAAGAAGCAGAAGAACTTTGCCACCGCGCTGATGCTGGCGATTGCTTACTCGGCGTCGATAGGCTCGTTGGGCACGCTCATCGGTACACCACCGAATACTCTGTTGGCCGCCTACATGGCGGACGCCCACGGGCTCAATATTGGCTTCGGCCAGTGGATGCTGGTGGGCCTGCCGATTGCCGTGATCTTCACTGTCATCGCGTGGCTGGTGCTCATCAATGTGTTCAAGCCGGAGATTGACCACATCCCTGGCGGCCGAGAGATGATCCGTGACGAGATCAGGGCGATGGGCAAGTGGACTGCTCCGCAGGTCATGGTGACCATCATCTTCGTGACCGCGGCCGTGTGCTGGGTGGCGATTCCGCTCATCCTGGACGCCACCGGCGTGGAATCCAACTACGACGATGCCATCGTGGGTATCGCCGCAGGTGTGCTGATGTTCCTGTTGCCTGCCGACGCCCGGACCGGCGTGCGGTTGCTGGACTGGAAAACGGCGAACGAGCTGCCATGGGACGTGCTGTTGTTGTTCGGCGGCGGACTGTCCTTGTCTGCGATGTTTAGCGAGTCCGGACTGTCGCTGTGGATCGGTGAGATGGCCAAGGGGCTGGACGCTTTGCCGCTCGTCTTCCTCATTGCCGCGGTGGCGGCGCTGGTGCTGGTGCTCACGGAGTTCACGTCTAATACGGCGACGGCCGCGACGTTCCTGCCGATCATGGGCGGCGTCGCGGTGGGTATTGGGCTTGCCGACGGCGGCCCGCAGAACGTCCTTCTGCTCACCATTCCGGTGGCGCTGGCCGCAACGTGCGCGTTCATGATGCCGGTGGCCACCCCGCCGAACGCTATTGCTTATGGTTCGGGCTACGTGAAGATCAACGAGATGTTGCGCGGCGGTGTCTGGCTCAACGTCATCTCACTGGTGCTCATTACTGCGGCTGCGTACCTCATTGCCGTGCCGGTGTTCGGCATCGTGCTCTAG
- a CDS encoding type I restriction enzyme HsdR N-terminal domain-containing protein, translating into MSIDQSIYALASKVKELKPIIETEEATKTAFIIPFISSVLGYDVTDPREVIPEYTADVGVKKGEKVDFAIKSGDDFRFLIECKKIGEPLKLDHANQLIRYFNVTDTEFAILTNGEVYEFYAQLDAANRMDEKPFMTIDLANIDARVFPHLEMCTKSQFDSETIAASAEQLKYVSEIRKVLAAQFKEPDSDWVKLIASRVTSRRMTAQNLDVFSKLVETAQSQFLKDEVNRRLRSAQDFDEIQPADKIQPEDETSPTAPVDDNGIVTTDEELAAFTIIKAICCAEVPIADVTLRDAKSYCAILYQDNNRKPIARLYFDRQTPRIGIFDGEKQEQLFDLDAIEDIYQHASLLRERCVALRSS; encoded by the coding sequence ATGAGCATCGATCAATCGATTTACGCCCTTGCTTCCAAAGTTAAAGAGCTTAAGCCAATCATCGAAACAGAGGAGGCAACCAAAACTGCCTTCATCATTCCCTTCATAAGCTCCGTACTTGGTTACGACGTCACCGATCCCCGAGAAGTAATCCCTGAATACACGGCAGACGTTGGAGTAAAAAAGGGCGAAAAGGTCGACTTTGCGATCAAATCTGGCGATGATTTTCGCTTTTTGATTGAGTGTAAGAAAATTGGTGAGCCGCTAAAGCTCGACCATGCAAACCAACTAATTCGCTACTTCAATGTCACCGACACCGAGTTTGCCATCCTCACAAATGGCGAAGTTTACGAATTCTATGCCCAACTTGATGCAGCCAATCGAATGGATGAAAAACCATTCATGACCATCGACTTAGCAAATATCGATGCTCGTGTCTTTCCACACCTTGAGATGTGCACGAAGTCGCAATTCGACTCCGAAACAATCGCGGCAAGCGCGGAACAGCTGAAGTATGTTTCTGAAATACGAAAAGTACTCGCTGCCCAATTCAAAGAACCCGATTCTGATTGGGTAAAGCTGATCGCGTCTCGAGTCACCTCGCGACGCATGACCGCACAAAACCTCGATGTATTTTCAAAACTCGTTGAAACTGCGCAGTCCCAATTCCTAAAAGACGAAGTTAATCGACGTCTAAGGTCCGCACAAGACTTCGATGAAATTCAACCTGCTGACAAAATTCAACCCGAGGATGAAACTTCTCCCACAGCTCCCGTCGATGACAACGGCATCGTAACTACAGATGAGGAACTTGCTGCTTTCACCATCATCAAAGCTATTTGTTGCGCAGAAGTTCCAATAGCTGACGTGACACTCAGAGATGCTAAAAGCTACTGTGCAATTCTCTACCAGGACAACAACCGCAAGCCAATTGCTCGACTATACTTTGACCGCCAAACCCCGCGCATCGGTATTTTCGATGGCGAGAAACAGGAGCAGCTGTTCGATCTCGACGCGATTGAAGATATTTACCAGCACGCCTCGTTACTTCGCGAGCGCTGTGTGGCTCTTCGGTCAAGCTAA
- a CDS encoding ornithine cyclodeaminase, with the protein MVTVKFVDVQNMARWIQREGVESIITGMVDYLESDYKRWERFDKIPRIASHTPFGVIELMPTSDGEEYSFKYVNGHPSNPARGFQTVTAFGVLADVDNGYPTFEAEMTLLTALRTAATSAMVAKHLARKDSKRMAMIGAGSQSEFQALGFRGVMGIEDLTIYDIDPAAVEKFKRNLEPLGFNITVCNSVDEAVLGADIITTCTADKAQNQILATRHVAPGVHLNAVGGDCPGKTELEEGILDMSKVFVEFPEQTRIEGEIQQKPADFPVVEFWKVLTGDETGRDNDEQITLFDDVGFAINDFSALRYLRDSVKGSELETDIDLVANPDDPKDLFSLVVNVPSLI; encoded by the coding sequence ATGGTCACAGTGAAATTCGTAGACGTCCAGAACATGGCGCGCTGGATCCAGCGCGAGGGCGTGGAGTCCATCATCACCGGCATGGTGGACTACCTCGAGTCCGATTACAAGCGCTGGGAGCGCTTTGACAAGATCCCGCGCATCGCCTCCCACACCCCGTTCGGTGTCATCGAGCTCATGCCGACCTCCGACGGCGAGGAGTACTCCTTCAAGTACGTCAACGGCCACCCCTCCAACCCGGCCCGCGGTTTCCAGACCGTCACCGCCTTCGGCGTGCTGGCCGACGTGGACAACGGCTACCCCACCTTCGAGGCAGAGATGACGCTGCTCACCGCCCTGCGCACCGCAGCCACCTCCGCGATGGTGGCGAAGCACCTGGCCCGCAAGGACTCCAAGCGCATGGCCATGATCGGCGCTGGCTCCCAGTCCGAGTTCCAGGCGCTGGGCTTCCGCGGTGTCATGGGCATCGAGGACCTCACCATCTACGACATCGACCCAGCCGCCGTGGAGAAGTTCAAGCGCAACCTGGAGCCACTCGGCTTCAACATCACCGTGTGCAACAGCGTCGACGAGGCCGTGCTCGGCGCGGACATCATCACCACCTGCACCGCTGACAAGGCACAGAACCAGATCCTGGCCACCCGCCATGTGGCCCCGGGCGTGCACCTCAACGCCGTGGGCGGCGACTGCCCGGGCAAGACCGAGCTCGAAGAGGGCATCCTGGACATGTCCAAGGTCTTCGTGGAGTTCCCGGAGCAAACCCGCATCGAGGGCGAAATCCAGCAGAAGCCTGCGGACTTCCCCGTCGTGGAGTTCTGGAAGGTGCTGACCGGCGACGAGACCGGCCGCGACAACGACGAGCAGATCACCCTGTTCGACGACGTCGGATTCGCCATCAACGACTTCTCCGCGCTGCGCTACCTGCGCGACTCGGTAAAGGGCTCCGAGCTGGAGACTGACATCGACCTGGTGGCCAACCCGGACGACCCGAAGGACCTCTTCTCCCTCGTCGTGAACGTGCCGTCGCTCATCTAA
- a CDS encoding amino acid permease, whose translation MTESNPAPTGQVPHEAERNVYAAEDHGLQKGMGSRQLQMIAIGSAIGTGLLLGTGSRLQTAGPFLAVLYLICGFFGYIILRSLGELIVYRPSSGSFVSYAREFYGEKAAFVTGWLYWGNWAMTLVADATAVALYIKWFSQYTTWLDNIPQWVLALGVVAFILLFNMMSVKIFGELEYWFSMIKVVALIIFMLVAIGVIIFGHPSGDPTGFSLISDSGGWLPNGLLPAIIVIQGVVFAYAGIELVGTTSGETKDVEKHIPKAVNTVLIRILVFYFGSVLLLTMVLPYTEYVAEVSPFVTFFESLGIAAAAPIFQIVVITAAISSLNAGLYSTGRIMYNMSLAGSGPKFGARMSQSGVPYGGIVMAAGVALVGVFLNFIVPEMAFEIVLNLAALGTIASWAAIALAHLKFVRLAEQGRYTRPGYRSPFGVWGDWATLIFIGGVIVLMAFDYPIGSYALLATLALIPVFMGMWFAWRDRIRTIADERKAKHLPTSSFPAAPQTDLHPRDRR comes from the coding sequence ATGACGGAAAGCAACCCGGCCCCCACGGGCCAGGTCCCGCACGAGGCGGAACGCAACGTTTACGCCGCTGAGGACCACGGCCTGCAAAAGGGAATGGGCAGCCGCCAGCTTCAGATGATCGCTATCGGCTCCGCCATCGGCACCGGCCTTCTCCTGGGCACCGGCTCCCGGCTCCAGACCGCCGGCCCCTTCCTTGCAGTCCTCTACCTCATCTGTGGCTTCTTCGGCTACATCATCCTCCGCTCCCTAGGCGAGCTCATCGTCTACCGCCCCAGCTCCGGCTCCTTCGTCTCCTACGCCCGCGAGTTCTACGGCGAGAAGGCAGCCTTCGTCACCGGCTGGCTCTACTGGGGTAACTGGGCCATGACGCTGGTGGCCGATGCCACCGCCGTCGCGCTGTATATCAAGTGGTTTAGCCAGTACACCACCTGGTTGGACAACATCCCGCAGTGGGTCTTGGCCCTCGGTGTGGTGGCCTTCATCCTGCTGTTCAACATGATGTCCGTGAAGATCTTCGGCGAACTCGAGTACTGGTTCTCCATGATCAAGGTCGTCGCGCTCATCATCTTCATGCTCGTGGCCATCGGCGTGATCATCTTCGGCCACCCGTCCGGCGACCCCACCGGTTTCTCCCTCATCAGCGACTCCGGCGGCTGGCTGCCTAACGGCCTGCTGCCCGCCATCATCGTCATCCAGGGCGTCGTCTTCGCCTACGCCGGTATCGAGCTGGTAGGCACCACCTCCGGCGAGACCAAGGACGTCGAGAAGCACATCCCGAAGGCCGTCAACACCGTGCTCATCCGCATCCTGGTGTTCTACTTCGGCTCCGTGCTGCTGCTCACCATGGTGCTGCCGTACACCGAGTACGTCGCCGAGGTCTCGCCGTTCGTGACGTTCTTCGAGTCCCTGGGCATCGCCGCGGCCGCCCCGATCTTCCAGATCGTGGTCATCACCGCCGCCATCTCCTCGCTCAACGCCGGCCTCTACTCCACCGGCCGCATCATGTACAACATGTCCCTGGCCGGATCCGGCCCGAAGTTCGGTGCCCGTATGTCTCAGTCCGGCGTGCCGTACGGCGGCATCGTCATGGCTGCTGGCGTGGCCCTGGTGGGCGTGTTCTTGAACTTCATCGTCCCGGAGATGGCGTTCGAAATCGTGCTGAACCTGGCTGCTCTGGGCACCATCGCCTCGTGGGCCGCCATCGCGCTGGCCCACCTCAAGTTCGTGCGCTTGGCCGAGCAGGGCCGCTACACCCGCCCGGGCTACCGCTCCCCCTTCGGCGTGTGGGGCGACTGGGCAACGCTCATCTTCATCGGCGGCGTCATCGTGCTCATGGCCTTCGACTACCCGATTGGCTCCTACGCGCTGCTGGCCACCCTGGCGCTCATCCCGGTGTTCATGGGCATGTGGTTCGCGTGGCGCGACCGCATCCGCACCATCGCCGACGAGCGCAAGGCCAAGCACCTGCCGACCTCGTCCTTCCCCGCCGCGCCGCAGACCGACCTGCACCCGCGCGACCGGCGCTAG
- a CDS encoding prephenate dehydrogenase, which produces MSMHDVNRPICIIGLGLIGGSLLRDLEYRDQEVFGYNRSTSAARSAIKQGYDVSDDLDTVLRRAEERGALIVVAVPMHAVGEILDRIVELAPSCGITDVVSVKTHVLDMIRERGLESRYVGGHPMAGTSESGWENSRRDLFHRAAWAITFDYAQELDARGERVPQSWIDVFTDVTKMAKLTSAEVVPVRVEAHDGAVARVSHLPHVFAEVLAVVGDNGGILAQSLSAGSFKDSTRVASTDPDLVRQMLEPNAPALVDALDEALALLQETREKLASAHPDVSELTDAGFRARTRLEARSGARKESVSPVKISSRPVIRLHVGAPRWVAQLRQAESLGGRIDVF; this is translated from the coding sequence GTGAGTATGCACGACGTAAATCGCCCCATTTGTATTATCGGACTCGGCCTTATCGGCGGCTCTTTGCTGCGCGATCTGGAGTACCGCGACCAGGAGGTTTTTGGCTATAACCGCTCCACGTCCGCGGCACGATCCGCCATCAAACAGGGCTACGACGTCTCCGACGATCTGGACACGGTGCTGCGCCGCGCCGAGGAGCGCGGGGCCCTCATCGTAGTGGCCGTGCCCATGCACGCAGTCGGGGAAATCCTGGACCGCATCGTGGAGCTCGCGCCGTCTTGCGGCATCACCGACGTCGTGTCCGTGAAGACCCACGTGCTGGACATGATCCGCGAGCGCGGCCTGGAGTCCCGCTACGTGGGCGGGCACCCCATGGCGGGTACCTCGGAATCCGGGTGGGAGAACTCGCGGCGGGATCTGTTCCACCGCGCGGCCTGGGCGATTACCTTTGACTACGCCCAAGAACTCGACGCCCGTGGTGAGCGCGTGCCGCAGTCGTGGATCGACGTGTTCACGGACGTCACCAAGATGGCCAAGTTGACGTCCGCCGAGGTCGTGCCGGTGCGCGTGGAGGCGCACGACGGCGCAGTTGCACGCGTGTCCCACCTACCCCACGTGTTCGCCGAGGTGCTCGCCGTGGTGGGCGATAACGGTGGCATCCTGGCGCAGTCCCTGTCCGCGGGCTCGTTTAAAGATTCCACCCGCGTGGCGAGCACGGACCCGGACCTCGTGCGGCAGATGCTTGAGCCCAACGCCCCCGCGCTTGTCGACGCCCTGGACGAGGCCCTGGCCCTGCTCCAGGAGACCCGGGAGAAACTGGCGTCCGCGCACCCCGACGTCTCCGAGCTCACCGACGCCGGGTTCCGCGCCCGCACCCGGCTGGAGGCGCGCTCCGGCGCGCGCAAAGAATCAGTGAGCCCGGTGAAGATTTCTTCCCGTCCTGTCATCCGGCTGCACGTCGGTGCCCCGCGCTGGGTGGCGCAGCTGCGCCAGGCGGAGTCGCTGGGAGGACGCATCGACGTCTTTTAA
- a CDS encoding tRNA adenosine deaminase-associated protein yields MSQDYFEDEGAGAFAVTATAVDGAWQVREYRDDFSSVDTAINKVRGLRAESAAFALLCVDDDYFVIVRPVPGNVRLFLSDATMAVDDDFAADVLERQGLDIPDIDPADLDDVDGYADGDFGILEDLGMTGEVLGVITDNQEDWPSDMLLRIAGELGFGDELEEIVHGGDE; encoded by the coding sequence ATGAGCCAGGATTATTTTGAGGACGAGGGCGCGGGCGCATTCGCCGTCACCGCGACGGCGGTGGACGGCGCGTGGCAGGTCCGCGAGTATCGCGACGATTTCTCCTCCGTGGATACCGCGATCAATAAGGTTCGCGGCCTGCGCGCGGAGTCCGCGGCCTTCGCCCTGCTGTGCGTGGACGACGACTACTTCGTCATCGTCCGCCCTGTGCCGGGGAATGTGCGCCTGTTCCTCTCGGACGCCACCATGGCCGTCGACGATGATTTCGCTGCCGACGTTCTAGAGCGCCAGGGTCTGGACATCCCGGACATCGATCCGGCGGATCTGGACGACGTGGATGGCTACGCCGACGGTGATTTTGGGATCCTGGAGGACCTCGGCATGACCGGCGAGGTTCTCGGCGTCATCACCGACAACCAGGAGGACTGGCCCTCCGACATGCTCCTGCGCATCGCGGGCGAGCTCGGCTTCGGTGACGAGCTGGAGGAGATCGTCCACGGCGGCGACGAGTAA
- a CDS encoding nucleoside deaminase: MRRAIAVARTTPPGDIPVGAVIFAPDGRALATGTNRREADQDPTAHAEVVAIREAVTRFGDGWRLTGCELVVTLEPCLMCAGAIVGARLGSVVFGADEPKTGACGSLIDALRAPGALHTPQVRAGVLAADTAALLTDFFASLRTDR, from the coding sequence ATGCGCCGCGCCATCGCCGTCGCGCGCACGACCCCGCCCGGCGATATCCCGGTGGGCGCCGTCATCTTTGCCCCCGACGGCCGCGCATTAGCCACCGGCACCAACCGCCGCGAGGCCGACCAGGATCCCACCGCCCACGCCGAAGTTGTCGCCATCCGCGAGGCCGTCACCCGGTTCGGCGACGGCTGGCGCCTGACCGGCTGCGAGCTCGTGGTCACCCTCGAACCCTGCCTCATGTGCGCGGGCGCCATCGTCGGCGCACGCCTGGGCTCCGTGGTCTTCGGTGCGGACGAGCCAAAGACCGGCGCCTGTGGCTCGCTTATCGACGCCCTGCGCGCCCCCGGCGCCCTCCACACCCCGCAGGTGCGCGCCGGGGTGCTCGCCGCGGACACCGCCGCGCTGCTCACGGACTTCTTTGCGAGCCTGCGCACGGACAGGTAA
- a CDS encoding CsbD family protein → MSGVENKKDELLGKAKEGLGEATGNEDLANEGKADQVKSGAKQKAEQAGDAIKDKSDEVLGGLKDNADN, encoded by the coding sequence ATGTCTGGAGTAGAAAACAAGAAGGACGAGCTCTTGGGCAAGGCCAAGGAGGGCCTCGGCGAGGCCACCGGTAACGAGGATTTGGCCAATGAGGGCAAGGCCGATCAGGTGAAGTCCGGCGCCAAGCAGAAGGCCGAGCAGGCCGGCGACGCCATTAAGGACAAGTCCGATGAGGTCCTCGGCGGCCTCAAGGACAACGCCGACAACTAG
- a CDS encoding YjiH family protein translates to MDTTTSTTTPAAGMTSAAGTVATATPAISTPGQWRFFLYSGIGVFAFMVPFPIAGDNTILLDHIGTFLKEAAGPAAQFFALTLILVGTVRPFVTGTWRSSVPRRIFSFLNIFASVLALALIFGFGPAFIFREDLGPFLFEGLVVKLAFLVPVGAPFLGLLISYGLMEFFGVLMRPIMRPLFRVPGRAAIDAMTSFVGSDSLAMLVTNRVYKSGAYTTREAVTIAAGFTTCSMTFMIILAETLGLMNVWGLYVGATMLVTFAVTAVIVRLRPIKNYSEDYYPGATPRPEKVFTQDRFRSAWNEANLVLRRVPSLPKVLWDNTRDGLFMVMQVLPGIMSVGFIGLALSLYTPLFSWLGLLFVPLLTLLRIPDAQLAAEAMASGLAEIYLPALIAEGNPSLVTRLLVGIVAVSQVFFFSSPVPDILATDIPITIRDIVIVWFLRVFFSILIGAPLAYGITALV, encoded by the coding sequence ATGGACACCACCACTTCTACGACGACGCCCGCGGCCGGTATGACTTCTGCCGCGGGGACTGTCGCGACGGCGACACCCGCAATCTCCACGCCCGGACAGTGGCGCTTCTTCCTCTACAGCGGCATCGGCGTCTTCGCCTTCATGGTGCCGTTCCCCATCGCGGGCGATAACACGATTCTGCTCGATCACATCGGCACCTTCCTCAAGGAGGCCGCGGGCCCGGCGGCACAATTCTTCGCCCTTACGCTGATTCTGGTGGGCACGGTGCGGCCGTTCGTCACGGGCACCTGGCGCAGCTCGGTGCCGCGGAGGATCTTCTCCTTCCTCAATATCTTCGCCTCGGTGCTCGCACTGGCGCTGATTTTCGGGTTCGGCCCGGCATTCATTTTCCGCGAGGACCTGGGACCGTTCCTCTTCGAGGGCCTCGTGGTGAAGCTGGCGTTCCTGGTGCCGGTGGGCGCACCGTTTTTGGGGCTGCTGATTAGCTACGGACTGATGGAATTCTTCGGCGTGCTCATGCGCCCGATCATGCGGCCGCTGTTCCGCGTGCCGGGCCGCGCGGCGATTGACGCGATGACCTCCTTTGTGGGCAGCGATTCGCTGGCCATGCTGGTGACCAACCGCGTGTACAAGTCCGGTGCTTACACCACCCGTGAGGCCGTGACAATTGCCGCGGGCTTCACCACGTGCTCCATGACGTTCATGATCATCCTCGCGGAGACCCTCGGCCTCATGAACGTGTGGGGCCTGTACGTGGGCGCCACCATGCTGGTCACTTTCGCGGTCACCGCAGTCATCGTGCGGCTGCGCCCAATTAAGAACTACTCGGAGGACTACTACCCCGGCGCCACCCCGCGCCCGGAAAAGGTATTCACCCAGGACCGCTTCCGCTCCGCGTGGAACGAGGCCAACCTGGTGCTGCGCCGCGTGCCGTCGCTGCCGAAGGTGCTGTGGGACAACACCCGTGACGGCCTGTTCATGGTCATGCAGGTGCTGCCGGGCATCATGTCCGTGGGCTTCATCGGTCTGGCGCTGTCGCTGTACACCCCGCTGTTTAGCTGGCTGGGCCTGCTCTTCGTGCCACTGCTGACGCTGCTGCGCATTCCCGACGCTCAGCTGGCAGCGGAGGCCATGGCCTCCGGCCTGGCGGAAATCTACCTCCCGGCGCTCATCGCGGAGGGCAATCCGTCGCTGGTCACGCGCCTGTTGGTGGGCATCGTGGCAGTGTCCCAGGTGTTCTTCTTCTCCAGTCCGGTGCCGGACATCTTGGCCACGGACATCCCGATCACAATCCGCGACATCGTGATCGTCTGGTTCCTGCGCGTGTTCTTCTCCATCCTCATCGGCGCCCCGCTGGCCTACGGCATCACCGCGCTCGTGTAG